From the genome of Halomonas sp. I5-271120, one region includes:
- a CDS encoding benzoate/H(+) symporter BenE family transporter → MKHLERGVGLASAPRDFLRDLNADNLSAGLVAGIFGLSAGIIHISAGTAAGLPKDFTLLWVISYLFINGLFGLLLPAYYRLPLPMANSIPGALLFAAIIPVVGLNEALGATLMAGAISVVVALAGWMSLVMRLIPMPIVMGMVAGVLLKFGTNMVMPLQSALIPALVMILAFFFSARFLRRVPPLVVTLAVGVIYMAFSGADFSSVEFSFRMPEFIAPAFSMDAFLAYGLPLALILVGMETPAGVGLVKGMGFKEVPANAITFVGGIGTMVSAFFNLHSTCIAAPMTGICSSPEAGNHDKRWVAAVIVGIIFVIAAPFYGFVFSLIEAMPSYFIAIIAGLALLRVISSAMHITFSGKHEVGAMFSFLIAVSGLQIFGIGASFWALILGALISMLVEFQDFDFSQEREALRKRFPAKRVG, encoded by the coding sequence ATGAAACATCTCGAGAGAGGCGTCGGCCTAGCGTCGGCGCCGCGGGACTTCCTGCGCGACCTGAATGCCGACAACCTGAGCGCCGGCTTGGTCGCCGGTATTTTCGGTCTCAGCGCGGGCATCATTCATATCAGTGCCGGCACGGCAGCCGGGCTACCCAAGGATTTCACCCTGCTATGGGTGATTAGCTACCTCTTCATCAACGGTCTGTTCGGGCTGCTGCTTCCGGCCTACTATCGGCTGCCCCTGCCGATGGCCAACTCCATTCCCGGGGCCCTGCTGTTCGCTGCCATCATTCCCGTGGTGGGGCTCAATGAGGCCCTGGGGGCAACACTGATGGCGGGGGCCATTTCGGTGGTGGTTGCCTTGGCCGGCTGGATGAGCCTGGTGATGCGGCTCATCCCTATGCCCATTGTCATGGGGATGGTGGCCGGGGTGCTGCTCAAGTTCGGCACCAACATGGTGATGCCACTGCAGAGTGCGTTGATACCAGCGCTGGTGATGATTCTGGCCTTTTTCTTCTCGGCGCGCTTCCTGCGTCGAGTTCCTCCTCTGGTGGTGACGCTGGCGGTGGGCGTTATCTATATGGCCTTCTCCGGTGCCGATTTCTCGAGTGTGGAGTTTTCGTTCCGCATGCCCGAGTTCATCGCGCCGGCATTCTCCATGGACGCTTTTTTGGCCTACGGCCTGCCGCTGGCATTGATCCTAGTGGGCATGGAGACGCCCGCCGGCGTGGGGTTGGTCAAGGGCATGGGCTTTAAGGAGGTGCCGGCCAACGCCATCACCTTCGTCGGAGGCATTGGCACCATGGTGTCTGCCTTTTTCAATCTCCACAGCACCTGCATCGCCGCGCCGATGACCGGAATCTGCTCATCCCCTGAGGCAGGAAACCACGACAAGCGCTGGGTGGCGGCGGTGATCGTCGGCATCATCTTCGTGATTGCCGCACCCTTCTATGGCTTCGTGTTCAGCCTGATCGAAGCGATGCCGAGCTATTTCATCGCCATCATTGCCGGCTTGGCCCTGCTGAGGGTGATCAGCTCGGCGATGCACATCACCTTCTCCGGCAAGCATGAGGTAGGGGCGATGTTCTCCTTCCTGATCGCCGTGTCGGGCCTGCAGATCTTTGGCATCGGCGCTTCGTTCTGGGCGCTAATCCTGGGTGCGCTGATCTCGATGCTGGTGGAGTTCCAGGACTTCGACTTCTCTCAGGAACGCGAGGCCCTTCGCAAGCGCTTCCCAGCTAAGAGAGTGGGCTGA
- a CDS encoding sugar ABC transporter substrate-binding protein: protein MFKKKVLSVVVAVIFSGAVYAEDTVRIGITQNNVGVDSYQTTYEKAFEEAAAANDSVDVVVLDAGGDVARQIGQVRNLIQQQVDAIIIWPTNGQAVIPAIRQAHKAGIPVVVTNSKIAEAGLEYIAAFSGPDNVQQGASSAEMMCEALGGKGQIVQIAGQPGYTTAMERSQGFEDRLAEACPDVEIVETQPADWNREKAQRVMENFLTKYDVIDGVYAGDDNMGVGALNAAKSAGRAGDIAFIGATNFAVGYEAIERGEYYGSIYQSPVDDAEAALQTALDVLAGKEVPKMNFFETPKITADNLAEFDKPVF, encoded by the coding sequence ATGTTTAAAAAGAAAGTTCTCAGCGTAGTGGTAGCTGTAATCTTTTCAGGAGCTGTATATGCGGAAGATACAGTAAGAATTGGTATTACACAGAATAACGTCGGTGTGGACAGTTATCAGACCACCTATGAAAAGGCATTCGAAGAAGCGGCCGCGGCAAATGATAGCGTCGATGTTGTCGTCCTTGATGCCGGCGGCGATGTGGCGCGACAGATCGGCCAGGTTCGCAATCTGATCCAGCAGCAAGTCGATGCCATCATCATTTGGCCAACTAATGGCCAGGCGGTGATCCCTGCCATTCGACAAGCTCACAAGGCGGGCATTCCGGTGGTGGTTACCAACTCCAAGATCGCCGAGGCCGGCCTCGAGTACATTGCCGCCTTCTCGGGACCCGATAACGTCCAACAGGGAGCCTCCTCCGCTGAGATGATGTGTGAAGCCTTGGGTGGCAAGGGACAGATCGTTCAGATTGCCGGGCAGCCCGGCTACACCACTGCAATGGAGCGGTCTCAAGGTTTTGAGGACCGGTTGGCAGAGGCCTGTCCCGACGTAGAAATCGTGGAGACCCAGCCCGCGGACTGGAACCGCGAAAAAGCCCAGCGGGTCATGGAGAATTTCCTCACCAAGTATGACGTCATTGATGGTGTCTATGCCGGCGACGATAACATGGGGGTTGGTGCTCTGAACGCAGCCAAGAGTGCCGGCAGAGCAGGGGATATCGCCTTCATCGGTGCCACCAACTTCGCTGTGGGTTACGAGGCCATCGAGCGAGGCGAGTACTACGGCTCCATTTACCAGTCTCCGGTTGATGATGCCGAAGCGGCTCTTCAGACGGCACTCGATGTATTGGCCGGTAAAGAGGTTCCGAAGATGAACTTCTTCGAGACTCCCAAAATCACGGCCGACAATCTGGCCGAGTTCGACAAGCCGGTGTTCTAA
- a CDS encoding ABC transporter permease, protein MIDMKRFMSGSSFIQPIWVFVVAITIFFSVMSDYFLSVGNLANILVQTSTIGLIALGMTYVMINGNIDLSVGATLGLAASLSVGLQDYGLTVAVLAAIATGVALGALNGLLVWKTGVNAFIVTLGAMIGVRGLIFVYTEEQSFYASNFAFSDFGASTIGPIPVLAIIFLLCTLVMHLVLRKTGHGRNTFAVGGNPEAALDAGIRIGRNMMINFMIVGFFAALAGVLLATQMGASTPNLGRDYELWTITAVVLGGTKLTGGYGSITGTLGGVLAIGVLRNGMNMMQVPAFYVLVILGVILISVLIIDQQINLKSSKGVQA, encoded by the coding sequence ATGATTGATATGAAGCGTTTCATGAGCGGCAGCTCGTTCATCCAGCCGATTTGGGTCTTCGTCGTCGCCATCACCATCTTTTTCAGCGTCATGTCCGACTATTTCCTGTCGGTGGGCAACCTGGCAAACATCCTCGTCCAGACCTCCACCATCGGGCTGATCGCTCTGGGCATGACCTACGTGATGATCAACGGCAACATTGATCTCTCCGTGGGGGCCACCCTGGGGTTGGCGGCGTCACTTTCGGTGGGGCTGCAGGACTACGGCCTGACCGTGGCGGTGCTGGCCGCCATTGCTACAGGCGTGGCGTTGGGGGCCCTCAATGGTCTGCTCGTCTGGAAGACGGGGGTCAACGCCTTCATCGTCACCCTCGGCGCGATGATTGGGGTGCGAGGGCTGATCTTTGTCTATACCGAAGAGCAGTCTTTCTACGCCAGCAACTTCGCCTTTTCTGACTTCGGTGCCAGCACCATCGGCCCCATCCCCGTGCTGGCCATCATCTTCCTGCTTTGCACCCTGGTGATGCACCTGGTGCTCAGGAAAACTGGCCATGGCCGTAACACCTTCGCCGTGGGGGGCAACCCCGAGGCGGCCCTGGATGCCGGCATCCGGATCGGCCGAAACATGATGATCAACTTCATGATTGTCGGCTTCTTCGCGGCCCTGGCCGGTGTCCTGCTGGCCACTCAGATGGGGGCCTCGACGCCTAACCTTGGCCGGGACTACGAGCTCTGGACCATCACAGCTGTTGTGCTCGGCGGCACCAAGCTTACCGGCGGCTACGGCAGCATTACGGGCACCCTGGGGGGCGTGCTGGCTATCGGAGTCCTGCGCAACGGTATGAACATGATGCAGGTGCCGGCCTTCTACGTGCTGGTCATCCTCGGGGTGATCCTGATCTCCGTGCTGATCATCGATCAGCAGATCAACCTCAAGTCTTCCAAGGGGGTGCAGGCATGA
- the benD gene encoding benzoate diol dehydrogenase BenD: MSAQRFDGLRFQGSRFQDKVMVITGAAQGIGRRVAERAGAEGARLALVDRSELVEEVVDGLRAQGVEAISVLADLETWSGASDVMAKTAEHFGRIDILINNVGGAINFKPFTEFSESEIAAEVQRSLMPTLWCCRAVLPILVEQGGGVIVNVSSVAARGIHRIPYSAAKGGVNALTESLAFEYAEHGIRVAAAGIGGTEAPPRKISRGTPEPSNAKERAWFQAHIDQTKQSCLMKRYGTLDEMAAPILFLASDEASYITGSVLPVGGGDQG; this comes from the coding sequence ATGAGCGCGCAACGCTTCGACGGCTTACGTTTTCAGGGCTCACGTTTCCAGGACAAGGTCATGGTGATCACCGGCGCCGCCCAGGGGATCGGGCGGCGGGTGGCCGAGCGGGCCGGCGCGGAAGGTGCACGTCTGGCTTTGGTGGACCGTTCAGAGCTGGTTGAAGAGGTCGTGGATGGCCTGCGTGCTCAGGGCGTGGAGGCTATCAGTGTGTTGGCCGACCTGGAGACCTGGAGCGGGGCCTCTGACGTCATGGCCAAGACAGCCGAGCATTTCGGCCGTATCGATATCCTGATCAACAACGTAGGCGGGGCCATCAACTTCAAGCCATTCACCGAGTTCAGCGAAAGCGAGATAGCCGCCGAAGTCCAGCGCTCGCTGATGCCGACGCTGTGGTGCTGTCGAGCAGTGTTGCCGATCCTGGTTGAGCAGGGTGGTGGCGTGATCGTCAATGTCTCTTCAGTGGCGGCCCGAGGCATCCATCGAATTCCCTATTCGGCGGCGAAGGGAGGCGTCAATGCGCTGACCGAGTCTCTGGCCTTCGAGTACGCCGAGCACGGTATTCGCGTGGCAGCCGCCGGCATCGGCGGGACCGAGGCGCCGCCGCGCAAGATTTCCCGCGGCACCCCGGAGCCTAGTAACGCGAAGGAACGGGCCTGGTTTCAGGCGCATATCGACCAGACCAAGCAGAGCTGCCTGATGAAGCGCTACGGCACGCTCGACGAGATGGCCGCACCGATTCTGTTCTTGGCCTCGGACGAGGCGAGCTACATCACCGGCAGCGTACTGCCGGTCGGCGGTGGCGATCAGGGCTGA
- a CDS encoding amidohydrolase family protein, which yields MKILLTNATVLTLDPAIGDLTQGQVLVENDRILAVGHDLSAEDAEVVDCRGGILIPGLVNAHMHTWQTALRGVAANWTLLEYFGHVHRGLATLFTPEDIHVATRLGALNQLNCGATTLGDWCHNNPTPEHTDAAVRGLQESGIRAVFFHGSPKPDPKPGQPHFSEIPHPRSEVERLLAGPLGDPQGRVTLGLAILGPHYSTLDVSLHDFELAKEFGLVASMHQGGGEAVSPGGWDVIEERGLLGPDINIVHGQSLDDGQLARFCEQGVTFSIAPENEMTQGHGFPITGHVRRHGGVVSLGVDLESVISGDMFAVARAALGMQRSLDNDASRREQGSIPATSTVRTREALEWITLHGARALGLDDRIGSLTPGKQADIVLLDSNLLNMQPVSDPVSSVVMQASLANVDSVMVAGEFHKRHGRLVADVEDGLRELEASGHRIYAELQARQQHEETAQ from the coding sequence ATGAAGATATTGCTGACCAATGCCACCGTACTGACCCTTGATCCGGCCATCGGCGATCTGACCCAGGGCCAGGTCCTGGTGGAAAACGACCGCATTTTAGCCGTGGGGCACGATTTGTCCGCCGAGGATGCCGAGGTCGTCGACTGTCGCGGCGGCATCCTGATTCCGGGGCTGGTCAATGCCCATATGCATACCTGGCAGACGGCCCTGCGCGGTGTCGCCGCCAACTGGACGCTGCTGGAATACTTCGGCCATGTGCACCGTGGCCTGGCGACACTGTTCACCCCAGAGGACATCCATGTCGCAACGCGGTTGGGTGCGCTGAATCAGCTCAACTGCGGAGCCACCACCCTAGGAGACTGGTGTCACAACAACCCCACGCCTGAGCATACCGATGCCGCCGTCAGGGGGCTGCAGGAGTCGGGTATCCGCGCCGTCTTCTTTCACGGCTCGCCCAAGCCGGATCCCAAGCCCGGCCAGCCCCATTTCAGCGAGATTCCTCATCCCCGCAGTGAGGTGGAGCGGCTGCTGGCTGGGCCGCTGGGGGATCCGCAGGGGCGGGTGACCCTGGGCCTCGCGATCCTGGGGCCGCACTATTCGACCCTGGATGTCTCGCTGCACGACTTCGAACTCGCCAAGGAGTTCGGGCTGGTGGCCTCCATGCATCAGGGCGGCGGTGAGGCCGTGAGCCCCGGTGGCTGGGATGTTATCGAGGAGCGTGGACTGCTGGGGCCGGACATCAACATCGTGCACGGCCAGAGCCTGGATGATGGCCAACTGGCCCGCTTCTGCGAGCAGGGTGTGACCTTCTCCATTGCCCCTGAGAACGAGATGACCCAGGGACACGGCTTCCCGATCACTGGCCATGTTCGCCGCCATGGCGGCGTCGTGTCGCTGGGGGTGGATCTCGAATCGGTGATCTCTGGCGACATGTTCGCCGTGGCGCGTGCAGCACTGGGGATGCAGCGCTCGCTGGACAACGACGCCTCGCGCCGGGAACAGGGCAGCATCCCCGCCACTTCTACCGTGCGCACCCGCGAGGCATTGGAGTGGATCACTCTCCACGGCGCGCGGGCTCTGGGCCTCGATGACCGCATCGGCAGTCTCACCCCCGGCAAGCAAGCCGACATCGTGCTGCTGGACAGCAACCTGCTCAACATGCAGCCGGTTAGCGACCCGGTGTCCAGCGTCGTCATGCAGGCGAGTCTCGCCAATGTCGACAGCGTCATGGTCGCGGGGGAATTTCACAAGCGACACGGCCGGTTGGTGGCCGATGTCGAGGACGGTCTGCGTGAACTTGAGGCGTCCGGCCATCGCATCTACGCCGAACTGCAGGCACGGCAACAACACGAGGAGACAGCCCAATGA
- a CDS encoding benzoate/H(+) symporter BenE family transporter codes for MFKDWSIPAVTAGFVAVLVSYSGPLVIFFQAAQSAEISSAMMTSWVWAISLGAAVSGILLSLWFKVPVVTAWSAPGTALLVTLFPDLSLGEAVGAYLVAAAAIFVIGVTGSFDRIIRLIPPGIASAMMAGILFQFGVGVFVSLESVPALTIGMILAYLVFKRLSPRYSLVLLLVVGVILAVMLEDASLRGVTLRLADPQFIHPEWSWNATLSLAIPLVLVSLTGQFLPGMAIMRSSGYNISAKPIVTVTSLTSFGTAFFGGITTVIAAITAAICTSKEAHEDPDKRYVAGVANGIFYLIGGTFAGTIVALFTSLPGEFVAVLAGLALIGAITSNISAFAAHKDHLEASVITFISTASGMSFLGLGSAFWGVVVGALAYNVLHRRFARCESTQVSDSVR; via the coding sequence ATGTTCAAGGACTGGTCGATACCCGCCGTCACCGCCGGTTTTGTGGCGGTGCTGGTGTCTTACTCCGGGCCACTGGTGATCTTCTTTCAGGCCGCCCAGAGCGCCGAGATCTCGAGTGCCATGATGACTTCCTGGGTCTGGGCGATCTCGCTTGGCGCTGCCGTCTCGGGCATTCTGCTTAGCTTGTGGTTCAAGGTCCCGGTGGTCACCGCCTGGTCGGCGCCTGGCACGGCGTTGCTGGTCACGCTGTTTCCCGACCTGTCGTTAGGCGAGGCGGTGGGCGCCTACCTGGTGGCGGCAGCGGCGATCTTCGTGATCGGCGTGACCGGCTCCTTCGATCGCATCATTCGGTTGATCCCGCCAGGCATCGCCAGCGCCATGATGGCGGGCATCCTGTTCCAGTTCGGCGTCGGGGTCTTCGTGTCGTTGGAGTCGGTACCGGCCCTGACCATCGGCATGATTCTCGCCTACCTGGTCTTCAAGCGGTTAAGTCCGCGCTACAGCCTCGTGCTGCTGCTGGTGGTTGGCGTTATCCTGGCGGTGATGCTTGAAGATGCCAGCCTCAGGGGCGTGACGCTGCGCCTAGCCGACCCGCAGTTCATTCACCCAGAGTGGAGCTGGAATGCCACCCTTAGCCTGGCCATCCCGCTGGTGCTGGTCAGCCTGACCGGGCAGTTCCTGCCGGGCATGGCGATCATGCGAAGCTCCGGCTATAACATCTCGGCCAAGCCGATCGTCACGGTGACCAGCTTGACCTCCTTCGGCACCGCCTTCTTTGGCGGTATTACCACCGTGATCGCGGCCATCACCGCGGCCATTTGCACCAGCAAGGAGGCCCACGAGGACCCAGACAAGCGCTATGTGGCCGGGGTCGCCAATGGGATCTTCTACTTGATCGGTGGCACCTTTGCCGGGACCATCGTGGCGCTGTTCACCTCGCTGCCGGGCGAGTTCGTCGCGGTGCTGGCGGGGTTGGCGCTGATCGGGGCCATCACCAGCAACATCAGTGCCTTCGCCGCCCATAAGGATCACCTGGAGGCCTCGGTGATCACCTTCATTTCCACGGCGTCCGGCATGAGCTTCCTGGGGTTGGGGTCGGCCTTCTGGGGGGTGGTAGTGGGCGCCCTGGCCTACAACGTCCTGCACCGGCGCTTCGCTCGGTGCGAGTCGACGCAAGTTTCCGACAGCGTGAGATAA
- a CDS encoding sugar ABC transporter ATP-binding protein, translated as MSTATVTHTSGAPGRGDTPILSLVDITKKFPGVIALNKVSFDVRAGEVHALLGENGAGKSTLMKVLAGKHKPNGGQILLEGEEKVFDNPKRAKKSGIVLIHQEQSLVPEMSVAENIFLGSLPKKWGNLVDWKTLHRESTEILNRLKCSFSSKDMVSDLSIAKKQMVEIARALVFTPKVVVFDEPTASLTDHEKPVLYDIINTLREQGVGIVYISHRMDEIFHLSQRISVLRDGEYNGTVNTADTNEDEVTKLMIGRSLELDHDSKPKDFGKNMLELRGLTVDGVFKDVSFNVRKGEIVGMYGLVGAGRSEVAETIFGLRKPSGGEILLDGQVAQLRSSHDAVAQGIALVPEDRKDQGLILGMNCRDNMTLAGLESVSTRGFMKAAAEKQVYDKYQQAMKIKTPSWRQKVGNLSGGNQQKIVIGKWLHTHPKLLILDEPTRGIDVGSKAEIHALIKELARTGYAVLVISSEMPEVLGVSNRIIAMYDGQVTAEFDGDAVSEDALVQAITGQYVTSAGTSVDQPAA; from the coding sequence ATGAGCACTGCAACTGTGACACATACCTCAGGGGCGCCTGGGCGGGGAGATACCCCCATCCTCTCGCTGGTGGACATCACCAAGAAGTTTCCAGGGGTGATCGCGCTCAACAAGGTCAGCTTCGATGTTCGGGCCGGTGAGGTCCATGCATTGCTTGGTGAAAACGGTGCGGGAAAGTCCACGCTGATGAAAGTGCTGGCCGGCAAGCACAAACCCAATGGTGGCCAGATCCTGCTCGAGGGGGAAGAGAAGGTCTTCGATAATCCCAAGCGCGCCAAGAAGAGCGGCATCGTGCTGATTCATCAGGAGCAGTCGCTGGTGCCGGAGATGTCGGTGGCCGAAAACATCTTCCTGGGCAGCCTGCCCAAGAAGTGGGGCAACTTGGTCGATTGGAAGACCCTGCACCGGGAGAGCACGGAAATCCTCAACCGTCTGAAGTGCTCCTTCAGCTCGAAGGACATGGTAAGCGATCTCTCTATCGCCAAGAAGCAGATGGTCGAAATCGCACGAGCCCTTGTGTTCACACCAAAAGTGGTGGTCTTCGATGAGCCGACGGCGTCGCTTACCGACCACGAAAAGCCCGTGCTATACGACATCATCAATACCCTGCGTGAGCAGGGAGTCGGCATCGTCTACATCTCCCACCGTATGGACGAGATATTCCATCTTTCGCAGCGGATCTCGGTGCTTCGGGATGGTGAGTACAACGGCACAGTGAACACTGCTGATACCAATGAGGATGAGGTCACCAAGTTGATGATCGGCCGCAGCCTCGAACTGGACCATGACAGCAAGCCGAAGGATTTCGGCAAGAACATGCTCGAGTTGCGCGGCCTTACGGTCGACGGGGTGTTCAAGGATGTCAGCTTCAATGTCCGCAAGGGCGAGATCGTTGGTATGTACGGCCTGGTCGGGGCCGGGCGCTCGGAGGTGGCGGAAACCATCTTTGGCCTGCGCAAGCCCTCGGGTGGCGAGATCCTGCTCGATGGCCAGGTCGCACAACTGCGGTCTTCCCACGATGCAGTCGCCCAGGGGATCGCGCTGGTCCCGGAGGATCGCAAAGACCAGGGATTGATCCTCGGGATGAACTGTCGCGACAACATGACCCTTGCAGGCCTGGAGAGCGTTTCCACGAGAGGGTTCATGAAGGCCGCTGCAGAGAAGCAGGTCTACGACAAGTATCAGCAGGCGATGAAGATCAAGACGCCCAGCTGGCGACAGAAGGTCGGCAACCTCAGCGGCGGCAACCAGCAGAAGATCGTCATCGGCAAGTGGCTGCATACCCACCCCAAACTGCTGATTCTCGACGAGCCGACCCGTGGCATCGATGTCGGTTCCAAGGCGGAGATCCATGCCCTTATCAAGGAACTGGCCAGAACTGGGTATGCGGTGCTGGTGATCTCCTCGGAGATGCCCGAAGTCCTGGGCGTCAGTAATCGCATCATCGCCATGTACGACGGGCAGGTGACCGCCGAATTCGATGGCGATGCTGTGTCAGAGGATGCGCTGGTGCAGGCCATCACCGGGCAGTACGTGACAAGTGCCGGCACGTCGGTCGATCAGCCAGCCGCCTGA
- a CDS encoding maleylacetate reductase — MPFIYNGLPSRVIFGQGTLARVAEEVQALGCHRVLVLSTPEQEGQARQVLEQLGELGAGVFAGARMHTPVETTEEAMHDLASLGADGVVAIGGGSTIGLGKAIALRTDLPQVVIPTTYAGSEMTPILGETKDGLKTTQRTLKVLPETVIYDVDLTLGLPVGMSGTSGINAIAHAVEALYAKDRNPIVSMMAEEGIAALARSLPTIAGTPGDAGARSDALYGAWLCGACLGSVGMSLHHKLCHTLGGSFNLPHAETHTIVLPHAVAYNAAAAPEAMVRIARALGTADAAAGLYDLARSVGAPLALRDIGLEGGDIERATQIATANPYWNPREIEANGIHRLLDDAYAGRRPETLEATDA, encoded by the coding sequence ATGCCGTTTATCTACAATGGCCTGCCTTCTCGGGTCATCTTCGGCCAGGGCACCCTGGCCCGGGTGGCGGAGGAGGTCCAGGCGCTGGGCTGCCATCGGGTGCTGGTGCTTTCCACGCCCGAGCAGGAAGGTCAGGCACGCCAGGTGCTGGAACAGCTCGGTGAGCTGGGAGCAGGTGTCTTCGCCGGGGCCCGCATGCATACCCCGGTAGAGACAACCGAGGAAGCCATGCACGATCTGGCCTCGCTTGGCGCCGATGGTGTCGTGGCTATCGGGGGCGGTTCCACCATCGGGCTTGGCAAGGCGATTGCCCTGCGCACCGATCTACCCCAGGTCGTCATTCCCACCACTTATGCCGGTTCCGAGATGACGCCGATCCTCGGTGAGACGAAGGACGGCCTCAAGACCACCCAACGGACCTTGAAGGTACTGCCCGAGACGGTCATCTACGACGTCGACCTGACGCTCGGGCTACCCGTGGGTATGTCGGGCACCAGCGGTATCAATGCCATCGCCCATGCCGTGGAAGCCCTCTATGCCAAGGATCGCAACCCGATCGTCTCGATGATGGCGGAGGAGGGCATAGCGGCCTTGGCACGCAGCCTGCCGACGATTGCCGGCACCCCCGGCGACGCCGGGGCACGCTCTGATGCCCTCTATGGCGCCTGGCTGTGCGGCGCCTGTCTCGGCTCGGTGGGCATGTCACTGCATCACAAGCTCTGCCACACCCTGGGCGGCTCCTTTAATCTCCCGCATGCCGAGACCCACACCATTGTGCTGCCCCATGCCGTGGCCTACAACGCCGCAGCCGCCCCGGAAGCGATGGTGCGCATCGCCCGGGCGCTGGGCACAGCGGATGCCGCTGCGGGGCTCTACGACTTGGCGCGATCCGTGGGGGCCCCCCTCGCCCTGCGGGACATTGGCCTGGAGGGGGGCGACATCGAACGTGCCACGCAGATTGCCACCGCTAACCCCTACTGGAATCCCCGTGAGATCGAGGCCAATGGCATCCATCGGCTGCTGGATGATGCCTATGCCGGTCGTCGCCCCGAAACCCTGGAGGCTACCGACGCATGA
- a CDS encoding ABC transporter permease: MASAEHTKQGFMLSKKHKAGLLNFLSAQGILVFFLICMFAFSLTSEQFLSQSNIMTVVRQASIIGIIAVGVTVVIIGGNLDLSVGSMLSFSTVLVVDLHDKIGPIGAILVMFAMTLMLGALNGFLVGFMRLNSLIVTLAMLSAIQGLVLIYSGGQNVDIANQSETWFGVFGQGYLLGIAVPIIIFSVLAIIVQVVMSFTGYGRRIFAIGGNPMAAVYSGIRKNWCVFSTYLISAFCVACAALVLGSRVMGSQNNVGQGYELLVLAGIILGGTSLLGGAGSIWKTVIGVLILGFIQNGLLLMGYPYYTQWLVTWVIIILAVWLDLANKRKRLLTRHS, from the coding sequence ATGGCTTCTGCAGAACACACCAAGCAAGGCTTCATGCTCAGCAAGAAACACAAAGCAGGTCTCCTGAACTTCCTATCCGCTCAGGGAATTCTAGTGTTCTTCTTGATTTGCATGTTTGCATTCTCATTGACTTCCGAACAGTTTCTTTCTCAGTCAAACATCATGACCGTGGTCCGGCAGGCGTCGATCATCGGTATCATCGCGGTTGGTGTCACTGTGGTGATTATCGGCGGCAACCTCGACCTATCGGTGGGGTCGATGCTCTCGTTCTCCACCGTCCTGGTGGTGGATCTTCATGACAAGATCGGTCCGATCGGCGCCATTCTGGTGATGTTCGCGATGACCCTGATGCTCGGGGCCTTGAATGGTTTCCTGGTGGGGTTCATGCGGCTCAATTCGCTCATCGTGACGCTGGCGATGCTATCGGCGATTCAGGGCCTGGTGCTGATCTACAGCGGTGGTCAGAACGTCGACATCGCCAATCAGAGCGAGACATGGTTCGGCGTGTTTGGGCAGGGGTACCTGCTGGGTATTGCCGTACCGATCATTATCTTTTCCGTGCTGGCCATCATCGTCCAAGTCGTTATGTCCTTCACCGGCTACGGCCGGCGTATCTTCGCCATTGGTGGCAATCCCATGGCAGCCGTCTATTCCGGTATTCGCAAAAACTGGTGTGTGTTCAGCACCTACCTGATCTCGGCCTTTTGTGTTGCCTGCGCCGCCCTGGTGCTCGGGTCGCGTGTAATGGGCTCCCAGAACAACGTGGGGCAGGGCTACGAGTTGCTCGTGCTGGCCGGGATTATCCTCGGCGGCACCAGCCTGCTGGGTGGTGCCGGCAGTATCTGGAAGACGGTAATCGGGGTGCTGATACTTGGCTTCATCCAGAACGGCCTGCTGCTGATGGGCTACCCCTACTACACCCAGTGGCTCGTGACCTGGGTCATCATCATCCTCGCGGTATGGCTGGACCTTGCCAATAAGCGCAAGCGTCTGCTGACCCGCCACTCCTGA